One stretch of Psilocybe cubensis strain MGC-MH-2018 chromosome 6, whole genome shotgun sequence DNA includes these proteins:
- a CDS encoding 40S ribosomal protein S19-A — protein MPGVRDVSAEEFIAAYASHLKRSGKLEVPAWVDIVKTGSFKELAPYDPDWYYVRAAAVARHIYLRKDVGIGALTKLHGGRNRRGNRPSHHADSSASVQRKVCQSLEKIGVLEQTGNGGRRISQDGQRDLDRIATAVVEELKAKEEEEDEDEEEDEEDEE, from the exons ATGCCGGGAGTACGAGACGTCAG CGCAGAAGAATTTATTGCTGCTTATGCTTCGCATTTGAAGCGCTCAGGCAAGCTGGAAGTCCCAGCTTGGGTTGACATCGTCAAAACTGGCTCATTCAAGGAGCTCGCCCCCTACGATCCCGATTGGTACTACGTCCGAGCAG CTGCTGTTGCTCGCCACATTTACCTCCGCAAGGACGTTGGCATTGGTGCCCTTACTAAACTTCACGGTGGACGCAACCGACGCGGAAACCGCCCTTCCCACCATGCCGATTCATCTGCATCTGTCCAGCGTAAAGTTTGCCAGTCCTTGGAGAAGATTGGTGTGCTAGAACAGACAGGCAACGGTGGACGAAGAATTTCCCAGGACGGCCAGCGGGATTTGGACCGCATTGCTACCGCCGTCGTCGAGGAGCTCAAGGccaaggaagaggaggaggatgaagatgaggaagaggatgaggaggatgaggagtAA
- a CDS encoding Putative peroxiredoxin (Putative peroxiredoxin MT1643) yields the protein MSYQSLIGKPAPAITLDNYDGQSFTFTPGEKEVPTALFFYPASGSYGCTKQACQFRDAIAEKDTFGPGKVQIIGISPDPVAKQKAFVEKEKLTYPVLSDVKKEVFKAYGIGKGMLGMVAVARVTFIIDKKGIVRDALDATMNYGAHSKFVEKWLNRLQTEDEAKAETPTTPATENSPATATTTAEAPKPQ from the exons ATGTCATACCAGTCACTCATCGGGAAACCTGCGCCAGCTATCACTCTGGACAACTACGATGGGCAGTCGTTCACTTTCACGCCTGGCGAGAAGGAGGTCCCTACAGCCTTGTTCTTCTATCCTGCTTCAG GCTCCTATGGGTGCACAAAGCAAGCATGTCAATTTCGCGATGCTATTGCTG AGAAAGATACCTTTGGACCTGGAAAAGTCCAGATAATAGGCATCAGTCCGGATCCTGTGGCCAAACAGAAGGCATTCGTAGAGAAGGAAAAATTAACG TATCCTGTCCTCAGCGATGTAAAGAAAGAAGTTTTCAAGGCCTATGGAATAGGCAAGGGGATGCTGGGTATGGTCGCTGTTGCCAGGGTCACATTTATCATTGATAAGAAAGGTATTGTGAG AGATGCGCTTGATGCAACAATGAACTATGGCGCACACTCCAAGTTCGTGGAGAAGTGGCTTAACAGGTTGCAAACGGAGGATGAGGCCAAAGCAGAGACGCCTACGACGCCGGCTACTGAGAATTCTCCTGCTACAGCTACTACAACTGCAGAAGCACCTAAGCCGCAATAA
- a CDS encoding NADH:quinone reductase, protein MPIITPVTKILGIRVPIVQGGMQWVGVPKLAAAVSEAGGLGILTALTQPSPDALREAIRETRKLTSKPIGVNITLLPSINPPDYQGYARAAVEEGIRIFETAGNNPGPLIKYFKSKGCVVVHKCTTIRHAKSAEKLGVDILSIDGFECAGHPGEDDIGGLVLLARAVKELKVPFIASGGIADARGFAAALALGASGINMGTRFMCTVESPIHQNIKEKIVASTERDTVHIFRTLHNTARVFKNKVSMEVVAIEKRGNAKFEDIKDLVSGARGRLVYEKGDPDIGIWSAGITIGLINDIPTCEELLRRFERETEEIVSGLNKVVFTGESCPVSGRAKL, encoded by the exons ATGCCGATTATTACGCCAGTGACGAAGATTCTAGGGATCCGAGT TCCTATCGTGCAAGGAGGAATGCAATG GGTGGGTGTGCCGAAGTTGGCAGCTGCAGTTTCAGAAGCTGGAGGACTCG GTATCCTGACTGCACTGACCCAACCTTCCCCCGACGCACTTCGAGAAGCCATCCGAGAGACACGCAAACTCACCTCAAAACCTATCGGTGTCAATATCACGTTGCTACCCAGCATTAATCCTCCTGATTACCAGGGATATGCGCGTGCCGCCGTCGAGGAGGGCATTAGGATTTTTGAGACTGCTGGAAATAATC CCGGACCATTGATTAAATACTTCAAGAGCAAGGGATGCGTTGTGGTGCACAAGTGCACCACTATCAGGCACGCGAAG AGTGCTGAGAAGCTGGGTGTTGATATTTTGAGCATTGATGGCTTTGAAT GTGCTGGACATCCTGGAGAAGATGACATTGGCGGGTTGGTGCTG CTGGCCCGAGCAGTCAAGGAGCTCAAAGTTCCTTTCATTGCTTCTGGCGGTATTGCCGATGCCCGAGGTTTCGCTGCTGCATTAGCCCTCGGCGCCAGC GGAATCAATATGG GAACTCGCTTCATGTGCACAGTCGAATC TCCTATTCACCAAAATATTAAGGAGAAGATCGTTGCGTCAACTGAGCGTGACACGGTCCACATTTTCCGCACTCTGCACAATACTGCCCGCGTGTTCAAAAACAAGGTCTCGATGGAggttgttgccattgagaaACGCGGCAATGCCAAGTTCGAGGATATCAAGGACCTGGTGTCTGGAGCCCGTGGACGATTAGTATATGAGAAGGGTGATCCTGATATTGGTATCTGGTCCGCGGGTATCACGATTGGATTGATCAACGATATACCGACCTGCGAAGAACTGCTAAGAAGGTTTGAAAGGGAGACTGAGGAGATTGTGAGCGGATTGAACAAGGTGGTGTTTACGGGAGAGTCGTGCCCGGTGTCAGGAAGGGCGAAACTGTAG